From Sporocytophaga myxococcoides, one genomic window encodes:
- a CDS encoding EamA family transporter: MLKEERKTTDWLLIGAFAAVYIIWGSTYLGIRYAIESFPPFFMAGTRFLAAGLILYLTGRLKGAPVPDIKEIKTSTIAGFLLLVLGNGGLVWAELRIPSSVAALLITIEPVWIVLLLWMFKTENKPNLLTWVGILTGLGGMVFMTGTGAGKDLIKADSLSILAILISTLAWAFGSIYGTKAKFPSSPLVATGLQMLSGGIILLIISYFSGEFTNIDLHSVSSKSLWAFVYLIIFGSLIGFTAYAYLLKVAHPSQVSTYAYVNPVIAVILGVFVGNEKLTTQTMFAGGLIIIAVMVIWLSGRPKKILKQ, from the coding sequence ATGTTAAAAGAAGAGAGAAAAACAACAGACTGGCTTCTTATAGGAGCTTTTGCCGCCGTTTATATAATATGGGGATCTACATACCTGGGCATACGCTATGCAATTGAAAGTTTTCCTCCTTTTTTCATGGCAGGTACCCGATTTCTTGCTGCAGGATTAATATTATATCTGACAGGAAGATTAAAGGGAGCGCCTGTTCCTGATATTAAAGAAATAAAAACATCCACTATTGCAGGATTTCTATTATTGGTATTAGGGAATGGAGGCCTGGTATGGGCTGAACTAAGAATACCATCTTCTGTAGCCGCGCTTTTGATTACCATAGAACCTGTGTGGATAGTCCTTTTATTATGGATGTTTAAAACAGAAAATAAACCTAACCTGCTAACTTGGGTCGGCATCCTGACCGGACTCGGCGGTATGGTATTTATGACCGGTACAGGAGCAGGTAAGGATCTTATTAAAGCTGATTCATTAAGTATTTTAGCAATATTAATTTCTACACTTGCATGGGCATTCGGTTCTATATACGGTACTAAAGCAAAATTTCCATCTTCTCCTTTAGTAGCAACAGGGTTACAGATGCTTTCCGGAGGAATAATATTGCTGATTATTTCATATTTCAGCGGAGAGTTTACTAATATCGATCTTCATTCCGTAAGCTCTAAATCTTTATGGGCGTTTGTTTATCTTATCATATTTGGATCATTAATAGGCTTTACTGCCTATGCCTATTTACTTAAAGTGGCACATCCTTCACAAGTATCAACTTATGCATACGTTAATCCTGTTATAGCGGTGATTTTAGGTGTTTTTGTCGGCAATGAAAAACTTACCACTCAGACTATGTTTGCCGGAGGTCTTATAATTATTGCAGTAATGGTTATCTGGCTTAGCGGAAGACCTAAAAAGATATTAAAACAGTAA
- a CDS encoding RNA polymerase sigma factor: protein MTQIQKDKIEQTVREERSKLFNFIRKRVKAKEDAEDILQDVFFQLTQASGSIDTIDQITSWLFRVARNKITDLYRKKKPETFTDYNDTVKDNEGLFLEDILPDLGNSPDDEYFKNLLWEAVQEALDELPAEQKEVFMMHEFEDQSFKDMSELTGEPVNTLISRKRYAVLHLRKRLQEFYKEIKK, encoded by the coding sequence ATGACCCAGATTCAGAAGGATAAAATAGAGCAGACTGTCCGCGAGGAGAGAAGTAAGCTGTTTAATTTTATCAGGAAGAGGGTGAAAGCGAAAGAGGATGCTGAGGATATTCTGCAGGATGTCTTTTTTCAACTTACTCAGGCTTCAGGAAGTATAGATACCATTGACCAGATTACCTCCTGGCTATTCAGGGTGGCAAGAAACAAAATTACTGACCTTTACAGAAAGAAGAAACCGGAAACCTTCACAGACTATAATGATACTGTGAAAGATAATGAAGGTTTATTTCTTGAAGACATTTTACCAGACCTGGGAAACTCTCCGGACGATGAATATTTCAAAAACCTGTTGTGGGAAGCAGTGCAAGAGGCTCTAGACGAGCTGCCTGCAGAGCAGAAAGAAGTCTTTATGATGCATGAGTTTGAAGACCAGAGTTTTAAGGATATGTCAGAGCTCACAGGAGAGCCGGTTAATACATTGATCAGTAGAAAAAGATATGCAGTGCTTCACTTAAGAAAGCGTTTGCAGGAATTTTATAAAGAAATTAAAAAATAA
- a CDS encoding acyl-CoA thioesterase, producing MVIDILLNFSKVNALFSIASLFMVRLFESQIRLNPKEIFKIDIDFMGYSKTYEIIWADIDANRHLRHSAYNDYAAQVRVSFFKDFGFSVEKLAKLMIGPILFSEYTKFLREVGMNDSITVDIKVASMRKDASRWKIVHQIFRSDGVLSAVITVEGAWMDLKTRKLTVPPPEILDMIEHMPRTDDFEFAPDKS from the coding sequence ATGGTCATTGATATTTTATTAAACTTTAGTAAGGTTAATGCTCTGTTTTCAATAGCCTCGCTCTTTATGGTGAGGCTATTTGAAAGTCAGATTCGTTTAAATCCTAAGGAAATTTTTAAAATCGATATAGATTTTATGGGGTATTCTAAGACTTATGAGATAATCTGGGCAGATATTGATGCAAACAGGCATTTAAGACACTCAGCCTACAATGATTATGCGGCTCAGGTGAGGGTAAGTTTCTTTAAAGACTTTGGTTTTTCGGTTGAAAAGCTTGCCAAACTGATGATTGGTCCAATACTTTTTAGTGAATATACTAAATTTCTAAGAGAAGTTGGTATGAACGACTCTATTACAGTTGATATAAAAGTAGCCTCTATGCGTAAAGATGCTTCAAGATGGAAGATCGTTCATCAGATATTCAGATCAGATGGAGTATTATCAGCTGTCATCACTGTAGAAGGAGCCTGGATGGATCTGAAAACCAGGAAGCTGACGGTACCTCCGCCGGAAATCCTTGATATGATTGAGCATATGCCAAGAACAGATGATTTTGAATTTGCTCCGGATAAAAGTTGA
- a CDS encoding nucleoside triphosphate pyrophosphohydrolase family protein: MEPINSLGHVAEFHKTFKHPIEPEPVIPSEKRCKLRVALLAEELKELEEAIENKDIVGIADALCDLQYVLSGAVLEFGLGKKFPELFNEVQRSNMSKVCHTVEEAEKTIAHYKNLDNTEAYYTESAGKYLVYRKSDNKTLKSVFYSPANLEKIVTDK; this comes from the coding sequence ATGGAACCAATAAATTCACTGGGTCACGTAGCAGAATTTCATAAGACCTTTAAACATCCAATTGAGCCTGAACCAGTGATACCAAGTGAAAAAAGATGCAAGTTAAGAGTCGCTTTACTCGCCGAAGAGTTGAAAGAACTGGAAGAGGCAATTGAAAATAAAGATATTGTTGGTATAGCAGATGCTTTATGTGACTTGCAGTATGTATTGTCCGGAGCAGTGCTGGAATTTGGTCTGGGAAAGAAGTTTCCCGAGTTGTTTAATGAAGTACAGCGTTCTAATATGAGCAAGGTGTGTCACACTGTTGAGGAAGCAGAAAAAACTATTGCTCATTATAAAAACCTGGATAATACTGAAGCTTATTATACGGAGAGTGCGGGGAAATATCTTGTATACCGCAAATCTGATAATAAAACATTGAAATCAGTATTTTATTCTCCTGCAAATCTGGAAAAAATCGTAACGGATAAGTAA
- a CDS encoding metallophosphoesterase family protein → MKIYLKNAGIVILLLFVMSSCNGVFEYSPYVTQVKGGIKHIISKNSEWLYKILSDTEDDIIFAVISDTHYDYKELEKFIDHVNNRKDIAFVVVGGDIADKGLLKEYEFFAEIMKELNKPYFTVIGNHDYLAGGREVYRQMFGAFNYSIEAGGKKIVFFDDIFWESNKRPDFLWLENELKSAGSSDLVVITHIPPFGDQFSKEDELIYVNLMKKYKVQMSVHGHVHTSYQGHFYSDETNYVVVPSMLKKAFFEITLSDNIQVKESKLP, encoded by the coding sequence ATGAAAATCTATTTGAAAAATGCAGGTATTGTTATCCTGCTTTTGTTTGTAATGTCTTCCTGTAATGGGGTATTTGAGTACAGTCCATATGTTACTCAGGTTAAAGGGGGCATTAAGCATATTATCTCTAAAAATTCAGAGTGGCTTTATAAAATTCTTTCTGATACGGAGGATGATATCATATTTGCAGTGATCTCAGATACACATTATGACTATAAAGAGCTTGAGAAATTTATAGATCATGTAAACAACAGAAAAGATATAGCTTTTGTGGTAGTGGGTGGAGATATTGCTGATAAAGGGTTACTGAAAGAATATGAGTTTTTTGCGGAAATAATGAAAGAGCTTAATAAGCCCTATTTTACAGTTATCGGCAACCATGATTACCTGGCAGGAGGAAGGGAGGTATATCGACAAATGTTTGGGGCTTTTAATTATTCAATAGAAGCCGGTGGTAAAAAGATTGTTTTTTTTGATGATATATTTTGGGAAAGCAATAAAAGACCGGATTTTTTATGGCTGGAAAATGAACTTAAATCTGCTGGATCCAGCGACCTCGTTGTTATTACTCATATTCCTCCTTTTGGTGACCAGTTTTCCAAAGAGGACGAATTGATTTATGTAAACTTAATGAAAAAATATAAGGTGCAGATGTCTGTTCACGGACACGTTCACACATCTTATCAAGGTCATTTTTATAGTGATGAGACAAATTATGTAGTAGTGCCAAGTATGTTGAAGAAGGCCTTCTTTGAGATCACTCTCTCCGACAATATACAAGTCAAAGAATCAAAGTTGCCATGA
- a CDS encoding HIT family protein, whose product MACPFCDKRVQDGFLSSENFVAIYNIAPVLPGHSLIIPKKHVESLFDFTDAEVAEFMVLGRKVAFLLTKALNTDAFDWAIQEKEAAGQSVPHVHMHVVPRKVGDLPNPGDWYQELEKSEVHIDSANRKKLNPEEMNSIVTMLRKKAAELNL is encoded by the coding sequence ATGGCTTGCCCTTTTTGTGATAAAAGAGTTCAGGATGGTTTTCTTAGTTCAGAAAACTTCGTTGCAATATACAATATCGCGCCTGTCCTTCCCGGACACTCTCTTATAATTCCCAAAAAACATGTTGAAAGTCTGTTTGATTTCACTGATGCTGAAGTAGCCGAATTTATGGTCTTAGGTAGAAAAGTTGCTTTTTTACTAACCAAAGCCCTTAACACAGATGCCTTTGACTGGGCTATACAGGAAAAAGAAGCTGCAGGACAATCTGTGCCTCATGTACATATGCATGTAGTACCTAGAAAAGTCGGAGATTTACCAAACCCAGGCGACTGGTATCAGGAACTGGAAAAAAGTGAAGTACATATTGACAGTGCTAACCGCAAAAAACTCAATCCTGAAGAAATGAACAGCATTGTTACAATGCTCAGAAAAAAAGCAGCTGAGTTAAATTTGTAA
- a CDS encoding putative signal transducing protein — protein sequence MKFITIKSFDNPVEANIVKAKLEDSGIPCFLKDENIVAINPLYANATGGIKLQINEKFKFLALEILGLTEQYYEQSLVCPACGSDKVHFVSSSKSLKNLFSFILSLVTVTYPIFLKKVYKCDACGKEFPIED from the coding sequence ATGAAATTTATCACCATTAAATCATTTGATAATCCTGTAGAAGCCAATATTGTTAAGGCAAAATTGGAAGATTCCGGTATTCCCTGCTTTTTAAAAGACGAAAATATTGTGGCAATCAATCCTTTATATGCTAATGCAACAGGGGGGATCAAATTACAGATCAATGAAAAGTTTAAGTTTCTTGCTCTTGAAATTCTGGGTCTTACAGAGCAATACTACGAACAAAGTCTGGTCTGTCCCGCATGTGGCTCTGATAAAGTACATTTTGTAAGTTCCAGTAAAAGTTTGAAAAACCTTTTCTCTTTTATCCTTTCTCTAGTAACGGTCACTTATCCTATATTCCTCAAAAAGGTATATAAGTGTGATGCCTGTGGCAAGGAATTCCCTATTGAAGATTAA
- a CDS encoding L-serine ammonia-lyase produces MGYLSVFDMLKIGIGPSSSHTFGPWTAARKWIHELIFSGIPFNEIKVELYGSLALTGKGHCTDKAILFGLMDLDPEEVDVDLLEAYFNNVREHKMIFPDSLRIRFDLSSDIHFFKTTVLPFHSNGMKFNAFLNEALVAEDIFYSIGGGFIVKEGENETTIADNKELPYPCLNPKDLLTSALKHQMSISDLVLENEKMLRPEIEIKVKLMKLWKVMKEAAYVGCHQEGVLSGGLEVKRRAAALNKQLLRVHEYSNADEWIEAMKVGRDFKKVITRISCLALAINEVNASMGRIVTAPTNGSAGVVPAVLFYYICFSGQEVKNDDICRFLLTAGEIGKYFKTGATISAAAGGCQAEIGVSSSMAAAALTERLGGSPAQVLMAAEIAAEHHLGLTCDPVGGLVQIPCIERNSMGAIKAITASMMALAGNPDHAKVSLENVISTMKQTAENMNEKFKETSLGGLAVNVSVNIPEC; encoded by the coding sequence ATGGGTTATTTAAGTGTATTCGACATGCTTAAGATTGGCATTGGTCCTTCGAGTTCTCATACATTCGGGCCATGGACTGCAGCCAGGAAATGGATCCATGAATTGATATTCTCAGGCATTCCTTTTAATGAAATCAAGGTGGAGTTATATGGCTCCCTGGCTCTTACTGGTAAAGGACATTGTACAGACAAAGCCATTTTATTCGGATTAATGGATCTTGATCCGGAAGAGGTTGATGTTGATCTCCTGGAAGCTTATTTTAACAATGTTCGTGAGCATAAGATGATTTTTCCTGATTCTCTCAGAATTAGGTTTGATTTGTCTAGCGATATTCATTTTTTCAAGACTACTGTTTTGCCATTTCATTCCAATGGAATGAAGTTTAATGCATTTTTAAATGAAGCACTTGTCGCAGAAGATATTTTCTATTCAATAGGTGGAGGTTTTATAGTGAAGGAAGGAGAAAATGAGACAACGATAGCAGATAATAAAGAACTCCCATATCCATGTCTTAATCCTAAAGACCTTTTAACTTCAGCTCTTAAGCATCAAATGTCCATATCTGATCTTGTGCTTGAAAATGAAAAGATGCTCAGGCCTGAAATTGAAATAAAGGTCAAATTGATGAAGTTATGGAAAGTAATGAAAGAGGCGGCTTATGTAGGATGTCATCAGGAAGGCGTTTTGTCTGGAGGTCTGGAAGTGAAAAGACGTGCTGCAGCGTTAAACAAACAACTACTTAGAGTTCACGAATACAGCAATGCAGATGAATGGATTGAAGCAATGAAAGTCGGGCGTGATTTTAAAAAAGTAATTACCAGGATCAGTTGTCTTGCCCTTGCTATAAATGAAGTCAATGCGTCCATGGGACGTATCGTAACAGCCCCCACTAATGGTTCGGCAGGAGTAGTGCCAGCTGTTCTGTTTTATTATATATGCTTCTCGGGTCAGGAAGTAAAGAATGATGATATATGTCGTTTTCTTCTTACAGCAGGAGAAATAGGAAAATATTTTAAAACAGGGGCTACCATAAGTGCTGCGGCAGGCGGATGTCAGGCTGAAATAGGTGTATCCTCTTCAATGGCAGCAGCAGCATTAACAGAGCGTCTGGGTGGTTCTCCTGCTCAGGTTCTGATGGCAGCAGAAATTGCAGCAGAGCATCACTTGGGGCTAACCTGTGATCCCGTTGGTGGGCTGGTTCAGATCCCCTGTATAGAAAGGAATTCTATGGGAGCTATTAAAGCCATTACAGCCAGTATGATGGCCCTTGCTGGAAATCCTGATCACGCAAAGGTTAGTTTGGAGAATGTCATAAGTACGATGAAGCAAACTGCTGAAAATATGAATGAAAAATTTAAAGAGACTTCGCTTGGAGGACTGGCTGTTAATGTTTCGGTTAATATTCCGGAATGCTGA